In Candidatus Woesearchaeota archaeon, the following are encoded in one genomic region:
- a CDS encoding MBL fold metallo-hydrolase, translating into MTVNTLEYKWFGHASIKLIGEKIIYIDPFQIPKTFSDADIILCTHDHYDHCSIDDIKKVMKETTTLVCPPDCLSKFKGFLVKEVIPVEPGQEITVKGISIETIPAYNVNKFRAPGMPFHPKDNYWVGYVVTIGGLRIYHSGDTDKIPEMNLLHDIDLAFMAVGGTYTMTASEAVEAVLSFRPKKALPIHYGSVVGSVQDAITFREGVSVHKIKSDVMSTFS; encoded by the coding sequence ATGACAGTGAACACTCTTGAATACAAATGGTTTGGCCATGCGTCAATTAAACTAATCGGCGAAAAAATCATCTACATTGATCCTTTTCAGATTCCCAAGACCTTTTCTGACGCAGATATTATTTTATGCACGCATGATCACTACGATCATTGCAGCATTGATGATATCAAAAAAGTCATGAAAGAAACAACAACGCTTGTTTGCCCTCCAGATTGTTTAAGCAAATTCAAAGGGTTTTTGGTGAAAGAAGTTATTCCTGTTGAACCAGGGCAGGAGATTACTGTCAAAGGAATTTCTATTGAAACTATTCCCGCGTATAATGTCAATAAATTTCGCGCGCCCGGTATGCCTTTTCATCCTAAAGATAATTATTGGGTGGGATATGTGGTGACGATTGGCGGACTTCGCATTTATCATTCTGGGGACACAGACAAAATTCCTGAGATGAATTTGCTTCACGATATTGATCTCGCGTTTATGGCAGTGGGTGGAACATATACGATGACCGCATCTGAAGCTGTTGAAGCAGTGCTTTCGTTTCGACCAAAAAAAGCGCTCCCTATTCATTATGGTTCTGTTGTAGGAAGTGTGCAGGACGCAATTACTTTTCGTGAAGGTGTTAGTGTCCATAAAATAAAAAGTGACGTGATGAGCACGTTTAGTTGA